One genomic segment of Lytechinus pictus isolate F3 Inbred chromosome 18, Lp3.0, whole genome shotgun sequence includes these proteins:
- the LOC129281369 gene encoding peroxiredoxin-like 2A — translation MALLWGAAAAAVGGLIIANMDFWLPKGGAETTEAYLAGATLQLLGETKLQSKISMMDEALRTFKAKDLWKETGAVVLAVRRPGUSLCREEAQELSSLKPELDARGIPLYAVLLEPGGFKDFLPFFSGEVFLDKELRFYGEEKRNMSIFGLLRISSLLKARENSKQGIPMNYKGHGLTLGGVFVIGPSDQGVLLEYRNKDFSDHVSNDKVLEAVKKIAPSTDNISPKL, via the exons ATGGCGCTGCTTTGGGGAGCAGCTGCAGCAGCGGTAGGAGGGCTGATCATTGCCAATATGGACTTCTGGTTGCCCAAGGGCGGAGCAGAAACTACCGAGGCTTACCTTGCGGGAGCCACCTTGCAGCTCCTGGGGGAGACGAAGCTCCAGTCCAAGATCAGCATGATGGATGAGGCTCTGAGAACATTCAAGGCAAAGGATCTGTGGAAGGAGACGGGGGCCGTGGTTCTGGCTGTTCGAAGGCCTGGATGATCTTTGTGCAGAGAG GAAGCTCAAGAGCTGTCCTCTCTGAAGCCAGAGCTGGATGCCCGAGGTATCCCGCTCTACGCCGTCCTCCTGGAACCAGGCGGCTTCAAAGATTTCTTGCCCTTCTTTTCTGGAGAAGTCTTCCTTGATAAAGAG CTGAGATTCTATGGAGAGGAAAAACGAAACATGAGTATTTTCGGTCTCCTTCGTATCTCAAGTTTACTCAAAGCCAGGGAGAACAGTAAGCAGGGTATTCCAATGAATTATAAGG GTCACGGCCTCACACTCGGGGGTGTCTTTGTTATAGGGCCCAGTGATCAGGGAGTTCTTTTGGAGTATCGCAATAAGGATTTTAGCGATCATGTCTCGAATGACAAGGTGCTTGAGGCAGTCAAGAAAATTGCTCCTTCTACCGACAACATATCACCAAAGTTGTAA
- the LOC129281645 gene encoding nucleolar and coiled-body phosphoprotein 1-like isoform X1, producing the protein MAEATPSQLFPHVLKYLIQNKLEKAAKWFKKETGTRAPDSGQPSIMDFYKSWWKEDKTSTKRKAESSQAASSGQSKAKKPKKSEASSSESSSDSSDDDEPATAKKAPVKQVAAKASALKRKKEESSSEESSSEEESTSAPRKKVPTVTPAKKQKEESSSSEEESSADETKPAIPSKKVAKKKQESSSEESSSDEEEASARNNVPVNKAKKQQKAVSSSDSDSSSTDEEVVKQNAAKSKAKKAVKVAAKSKPAESSSSDSDSDEDEKQPQKPKQTQKKAIKAKPVKKAESSSSDSDDDVAPKPVKVATPTSKSSAGASKESGTSDSESDSEEEAPKKVKPTAKATATKTESSESSESDSSDDEGDAKSKTTKKSTGVTTSKAKAPPASSSDSDSSSDEEFTKVKPSPKVTKATPKTKSATKKAASSSSESDSSSDEEESKKPTNAVKTLKKQTKSPAVKKPAKESSSESESDSDDEAAPSKATKSPAAKKPAKESSSSESESDSDDDAAPSKPSKSPVVKKPAKDEAAPGKPTKSPAAKKPAKESSSSESESDSEEEAAPSKPTKSPAVKKPAKESSSSESESDSDDDAATSKSTKSPAVKKPAKESSSSESESDSDDEAAPSKPTKSPAVKKPAKESSSSESESDSDDEAAPSKPTKSPAVKKPAKESSSSESESDSDDEAAPSKPTKSPAVKKPAKESSSSESESDSSDDEAAPSKPSKSPAVKKPAKESSSSESESDSDDNAAPSKPKTTKGTVKGSNTIRVNGVKHGDESDSSDSSESEDEKKPIQKKQVLTKPKKSRPSSSSESDSDEETQKKKPVAKGTPIKAVKAVQKTPNTVPKMKKKSRPSSSSDSDSDEEETETNKPVAKGTPTQAVGEIQKTPNTVPKAKKGKKANTPFRRVKEEDHEIDERLKDNSFDAKRGAFGCWGERANRDLKVVKGKAFRHEKTKKKRGSYRGGQISTTVNSIKFDSD; encoded by the exons ATGGCAGAAGCTACTCCAAGTCAATTGTTCCCTCAcgttttgaaatatttaattcaaaataaacttgaaaaggCAGCAAAATGGTTCAAAAAGGAAACCGGAACG CGTGCTCCTGATAGTGGTCAGCCATCAATTATGGATTTCTATAAGTCTTGGTGGAAGGAAGATAAGACATCCACCAAAAGGAAAGCGGAGAGTAGCCAGGCAGCTTCCAGTGGACAATCTAAAGCTAAGAAGCCTAAGAAGAGTGAAGCTAGCAGTAGTGAGTCGAGTTCAGATAGCAGTGATGATGACGAACCTGCAACTGCAAAGAAGGCGCCGGTTAAACAAGTCGCAGCCAAGGCCTCGGCactgaaaagaaagaaagaggagtCGAGCTCGGAGGAATCGAGCAGTGAAGAAGAATCAACAAGTGCTCCAAGGAAGAAAGTGCCGACAGTGACTCCTGCCAAAAAACAAAAGGAGGAAAGTTCGAGCAGTGAGGAGGAATCTAGTGCAGATGAAACGAAGCCTGCCATCCCTTCAAAGAAGGTTgcaaagaaaaaacaagaatCAAGCAGTGAGGAAAGCTCAAGTGATGAGGAAGAAGCATCTGCTCGTAATAATGTCCCAGTAAATAAAgcaaaaaagcaacaaaaagcGGTTTCTAGTTCTGACTCGGACTCTTCCTCGACAGACGAAGAAGTGGTAAAACAGAATGCAGCAAAGTCAAAAGCTAAGAAGGCTGTGAAAGTAGCAGCAAAGTCCAAACCAGCCGAGTCTAGTAGCTCAGACAGCGATTCGGACGAAGATGAAAAGCAACCGCAAAAGCCAAAACAGACACAGAAAAAGGCAATTAAAGCAAAACCAGTCAAAAAAGCAGAATCCAGCAGTTcagatagtgatgatgatgttgcccCCAAACCGGTAAAGGTTGCCACACCCACTTCAAAGTCATCCGCTGGTGCTTCAAAGGAATCGGGAACGTCGGATAGTGAGAGTGACTCAGAGGAAGAAGCTCCCAAGAAAGTGAAACCAACTGCAAAGGCCACTGCCACAAAGACTGAGTCATCTGAATCCTCTGAAAGTGACTCTTcagatgatgaaggtgatgccAAATCAAAAACTACAAAGAAAAGTACAGGTGTAACTACAAGTAAAGCCAAAGCACCTCCTGCAAGTAGTTCTGATAGTGACTCATCATCCGATGAAGAATTCACCAAAGTGAAACCATCTCCAAAGGTGACTAAAGCCACCCCTAAAACGAAATCTGCGACCAAGAAGGCTGCCTCAAGCAGTTCTGAAAGTGATTCTTCGTCAGATGAAGAAGAGAGTAAAAAGCCGACAAATGCTGTAAAGACTCTTAAGAAACAAACTAAATCTCCTGCAGTAAAGAAGCCAGCTAAGGAAAGTAGTTCCGAATCAGAAAGCGATTCGGATGATGAAGCTGCGCCTAGCAAAGCCACCAAATCTCCTGCAGCAAAAAAGCCAGCCAAGGAAAGTAGTAGTTCCGAGTCAGAAAGTGATTCAGACGACGATGCAGCACCTAGCAAACCATCAAAATCTCCTGTGGTAAAAAAGCCAGCAAAGGATGAAGCAGCCCCTGGCAAACCAACAAAATCACCTGCGGCAAAGAAGCCAGCTAAGGAAAGCAGTAGTTCTGAATCAGAAAGTGATTCAGAAGAAGAAGCAGCACCCAGCAAACCAACTAAATCTCCTGCAGTTAAGAAGCCAGCCAAGGAAAGCAGTAGTTCTGAATCAGAAAGCGATTCGGATGATGATGCAGCAACTAGCAAATCAACTAAATCTCCTGCAGTAAAGAAGCCGGCCAAGGAAAGCAGTAGTTCCGAATCTGAAAGTGATTCAGACGACGAAGCAGCACCCAGCAAACCAACTAAATCTCCTGCAGTTAAGAAGCCAGCCAAGGAAAGCAGTAGTTCAGAATCTGAAAGTGATTCAGACGACGAAGCAGCACCCAGCAAACCAACTAAATCTCCTGCAGTTAAGAAGCCAGCCAAGGAAAGCAGTAGTTCTGAGTCAGAAAGCGATTCAGATGACGAAGCTGCGCCTAGCAAACCAACTAAATCTCCTGCAGTTAAGAAGCCAGCCAAGGAAAGCAGTAGTTCTGAATCTGAAAGCGATTCATCAGATGACGAAGCAGCGCCTAGCAAACCATCAAAGTCACCTGCAGTTAAGAAGCCAGCCAAGGAAAGCAGTAGTTCCGAGTCAGAAAGCGATTCAGACGATAATGCAGCGCCTAGCAAGCCTAAAACCACAAAAGGAACTGTGAAGGGATCTAACACCATTAGGGTTAATGGTGTAAAGCATGGTGATGAATCCGATAGTAGCGACAGCTCCGAATCAGAAGACGAAAAGAAGCCTATTCagaagaaacaagtattaacAAAGCCG AAGAAGAGTCGTCCATCTTCAAGCAGTGAAAGTGACAGTGATGAGGAGACGCAAAAGAAGAAACCTGTCGCGAAAGGAACACCGATCAAAGCCGTCAAGGCAGTACAGAAAACACCAAATACAGTCCCAAAGATGAAG AAGAAGAGTCGTCCATCATCAAGCAGTGATAGTGATAGTGACGAGGAGGAGACGGAAACAAATAAGCCTGTTGCGAAAGGAACACCAACCCAAGCCGTCGGCGAGATTCAGAAAACGCCAAATACAGTCCCAAAGGCAAAG
- the LOC129281645 gene encoding nucleolar and coiled-body phosphoprotein 1-like isoform X3: MAEATPSQLFPHVLKYLIQNKLEKAAKWFKKETGTRAPDSGQPSIMDFYKSWWKEDKTSTKRKAESSQAASSGQSKAKKPKKSEASSSESSSDSSDDDEPATAKKAPVKQVAAKASALKRKKEESSSEESSSEEESTSAPRKKVPTVTPAKKQKEESSSSEEESSADETKPAIPSKKVAKKKQESSSEESSSDEEEASARNNVPVNKAKKQQKAVSSSDSDSSSTDEEVVKQNAAKSKAKKAVKVAAKSKPAESSSSDSDSDEDEKQPQKPKQTQKKAIKAKPVKKAESSSSDSDDDVAPKPVKVATPTSKSSAGASKESGTSDSESDSEEEAPKKVKPTAKATATKTESSESSESDSSDDEGDAKSKTTKKSTGVTTSKAKAPPASSSDSDSSSDEEFTKVKPSPKVTKATPKTKSATKKAASSSSESDSSSDEEESKKPTNAVKTLKKQTKSPAVKKPAKESSSESESDSDDEAAPSKATKSPAAKKPAKESSSSESESDSDDDAAPSKPSKSPVVKKPAKDEAAPGKPTKSPAAKKPAKESSSSESESDSEEEAAPSKPTKSPAVKKPAKESSSSESESDSDDDAATSKSTKSPAVKKPAKESSSSESESDSDDEAAPSKPTKSPAVKKPAKESSSSESESDSDDEAAPSKPTKSPAVKKPAKESSSSESESDSDDEAAPSKPTKSPAVKKPAKESSSSESESDSSDDEAAPSKPSKSPAVKKPAKESSSSESESDSDDNAAPSKPKTTKGTVKGSNTIRVNGVKHGDESDSSDSSESEDEKKPIQKKQVLTKPKKSRPSSSSESDSDEETQKKKPVAKGTPIKAVKAVQKTPNTVPKMKKKSRPSSSSDSDSDEEETETNKPVAKGTPTQAVGEIQKTPNTVPKAKGKKANTPFRRVKEEDHEIDERLKDNSFDAKRGAFGCWGERANRDLKVVKGKAFRHEKTKKKRGSYRGGQISTTVNSIKFDSD; the protein is encoded by the exons ATGGCAGAAGCTACTCCAAGTCAATTGTTCCCTCAcgttttgaaatatttaattcaaaataaacttgaaaaggCAGCAAAATGGTTCAAAAAGGAAACCGGAACG CGTGCTCCTGATAGTGGTCAGCCATCAATTATGGATTTCTATAAGTCTTGGTGGAAGGAAGATAAGACATCCACCAAAAGGAAAGCGGAGAGTAGCCAGGCAGCTTCCAGTGGACAATCTAAAGCTAAGAAGCCTAAGAAGAGTGAAGCTAGCAGTAGTGAGTCGAGTTCAGATAGCAGTGATGATGACGAACCTGCAACTGCAAAGAAGGCGCCGGTTAAACAAGTCGCAGCCAAGGCCTCGGCactgaaaagaaagaaagaggagtCGAGCTCGGAGGAATCGAGCAGTGAAGAAGAATCAACAAGTGCTCCAAGGAAGAAAGTGCCGACAGTGACTCCTGCCAAAAAACAAAAGGAGGAAAGTTCGAGCAGTGAGGAGGAATCTAGTGCAGATGAAACGAAGCCTGCCATCCCTTCAAAGAAGGTTgcaaagaaaaaacaagaatCAAGCAGTGAGGAAAGCTCAAGTGATGAGGAAGAAGCATCTGCTCGTAATAATGTCCCAGTAAATAAAgcaaaaaagcaacaaaaagcGGTTTCTAGTTCTGACTCGGACTCTTCCTCGACAGACGAAGAAGTGGTAAAACAGAATGCAGCAAAGTCAAAAGCTAAGAAGGCTGTGAAAGTAGCAGCAAAGTCCAAACCAGCCGAGTCTAGTAGCTCAGACAGCGATTCGGACGAAGATGAAAAGCAACCGCAAAAGCCAAAACAGACACAGAAAAAGGCAATTAAAGCAAAACCAGTCAAAAAAGCAGAATCCAGCAGTTcagatagtgatgatgatgttgcccCCAAACCGGTAAAGGTTGCCACACCCACTTCAAAGTCATCCGCTGGTGCTTCAAAGGAATCGGGAACGTCGGATAGTGAGAGTGACTCAGAGGAAGAAGCTCCCAAGAAAGTGAAACCAACTGCAAAGGCCACTGCCACAAAGACTGAGTCATCTGAATCCTCTGAAAGTGACTCTTcagatgatgaaggtgatgccAAATCAAAAACTACAAAGAAAAGTACAGGTGTAACTACAAGTAAAGCCAAAGCACCTCCTGCAAGTAGTTCTGATAGTGACTCATCATCCGATGAAGAATTCACCAAAGTGAAACCATCTCCAAAGGTGACTAAAGCCACCCCTAAAACGAAATCTGCGACCAAGAAGGCTGCCTCAAGCAGTTCTGAAAGTGATTCTTCGTCAGATGAAGAAGAGAGTAAAAAGCCGACAAATGCTGTAAAGACTCTTAAGAAACAAACTAAATCTCCTGCAGTAAAGAAGCCAGCTAAGGAAAGTAGTTCCGAATCAGAAAGCGATTCGGATGATGAAGCTGCGCCTAGCAAAGCCACCAAATCTCCTGCAGCAAAAAAGCCAGCCAAGGAAAGTAGTAGTTCCGAGTCAGAAAGTGATTCAGACGACGATGCAGCACCTAGCAAACCATCAAAATCTCCTGTGGTAAAAAAGCCAGCAAAGGATGAAGCAGCCCCTGGCAAACCAACAAAATCACCTGCGGCAAAGAAGCCAGCTAAGGAAAGCAGTAGTTCTGAATCAGAAAGTGATTCAGAAGAAGAAGCAGCACCCAGCAAACCAACTAAATCTCCTGCAGTTAAGAAGCCAGCCAAGGAAAGCAGTAGTTCTGAATCAGAAAGCGATTCGGATGATGATGCAGCAACTAGCAAATCAACTAAATCTCCTGCAGTAAAGAAGCCGGCCAAGGAAAGCAGTAGTTCCGAATCTGAAAGTGATTCAGACGACGAAGCAGCACCCAGCAAACCAACTAAATCTCCTGCAGTTAAGAAGCCAGCCAAGGAAAGCAGTAGTTCAGAATCTGAAAGTGATTCAGACGACGAAGCAGCACCCAGCAAACCAACTAAATCTCCTGCAGTTAAGAAGCCAGCCAAGGAAAGCAGTAGTTCTGAGTCAGAAAGCGATTCAGATGACGAAGCTGCGCCTAGCAAACCAACTAAATCTCCTGCAGTTAAGAAGCCAGCCAAGGAAAGCAGTAGTTCTGAATCTGAAAGCGATTCATCAGATGACGAAGCAGCGCCTAGCAAACCATCAAAGTCACCTGCAGTTAAGAAGCCAGCCAAGGAAAGCAGTAGTTCCGAGTCAGAAAGCGATTCAGACGATAATGCAGCGCCTAGCAAGCCTAAAACCACAAAAGGAACTGTGAAGGGATCTAACACCATTAGGGTTAATGGTGTAAAGCATGGTGATGAATCCGATAGTAGCGACAGCTCCGAATCAGAAGACGAAAAGAAGCCTATTCagaagaaacaagtattaacAAAGCCG AAGAAGAGTCGTCCATCTTCAAGCAGTGAAAGTGACAGTGATGAGGAGACGCAAAAGAAGAAACCTGTCGCGAAAGGAACACCGATCAAAGCCGTCAAGGCAGTACAGAAAACACCAAATACAGTCCCAAAGATGAAG AAGAAGAGTCGTCCATCATCAAGCAGTGATAGTGATAGTGACGAGGAGGAGACGGAAACAAATAAGCCTGTTGCGAAAGGAACACCAACCCAAGCCGTCGGCGAGATTCAGAAAACGCCAAATACAGTCCCAAAGGCAAAG
- the LOC129281645 gene encoding nucleolar and coiled-body phosphoprotein 1-like isoform X2 — MAEATPSQLFPHVLKYLIQNKLEKAAKWFKKETGTRAPDSGQPSIMDFYKSWWKEDKTSTKRKAESSQAASSGQSKAKKPKKSEASSSESSSDSSDDDEPATAKKAPVKQVAAKASALKRKKEESSSEESSSEEESTSAPRKKVPTVTPAKKQKEESSSSEEESSADETKPAIPSKKVAKKKQESSSEESSSDEEEASARNNVPVNKAKKQQKAVSSSDSDSSSTDEEVVKQNAAKSKAKKAVKVAAKSKPAESSSSDSDSDEDEKQPQKPKQTQKKAIKAKPVKKAESSSSDSDDDVAPKPVKVATPTSKSSAGASKESGTSDSESDSEEEAPKKVKPTAKATATKTESSESSESDSSDDEGDAKSKTTKKSTGVTTSKAKAPPASSSDSDSSSDEEFTKVKPSPKVTKATPKTKSATKKAASSSSESDSSSDEEESKKPTNAVKTLKKQTKSPAVKKPAKESSSESESDSDDEAAPSKATKSPAAKKPAKESSSSESESDSDDDAAPSKPSKSPVVKKPAKDEAAPGKPTKSPAAKKPAKESSSSESESDSEEEAAPSKPTKSPAVKKPAKESSSSESESDSDDDAATSKSTKSPAVKKPAKESSSSESESDSDDEAAPSKPTKSPAVKKPAKESSSSESESDSDDEAAPSKPTKSPAVKKPAKESSSSESESDSDDEAAPSKPTKSPAVKKPAKESSSSESESDSSDDEAAPSKPSKSPAVKKPAKESSSSESESDSDDNAAPSKPKTTKGTVKGSNTIRVNGVKHGDESDSSDSSESEDEKKPIQKKQVLTKPKKSRPSSSSESDSDEETQKKKPVAKGTPIKAVKAVQKTPNTVPKMKKSRPSSSSDSDSDEEETETNKPVAKGTPTQAVGEIQKTPNTVPKAKKGKKANTPFRRVKEEDHEIDERLKDNSFDAKRGAFGCWGERANRDLKVVKGKAFRHEKTKKKRGSYRGGQISTTVNSIKFDSD, encoded by the exons ATGGCAGAAGCTACTCCAAGTCAATTGTTCCCTCAcgttttgaaatatttaattcaaaataaacttgaaaaggCAGCAAAATGGTTCAAAAAGGAAACCGGAACG CGTGCTCCTGATAGTGGTCAGCCATCAATTATGGATTTCTATAAGTCTTGGTGGAAGGAAGATAAGACATCCACCAAAAGGAAAGCGGAGAGTAGCCAGGCAGCTTCCAGTGGACAATCTAAAGCTAAGAAGCCTAAGAAGAGTGAAGCTAGCAGTAGTGAGTCGAGTTCAGATAGCAGTGATGATGACGAACCTGCAACTGCAAAGAAGGCGCCGGTTAAACAAGTCGCAGCCAAGGCCTCGGCactgaaaagaaagaaagaggagtCGAGCTCGGAGGAATCGAGCAGTGAAGAAGAATCAACAAGTGCTCCAAGGAAGAAAGTGCCGACAGTGACTCCTGCCAAAAAACAAAAGGAGGAAAGTTCGAGCAGTGAGGAGGAATCTAGTGCAGATGAAACGAAGCCTGCCATCCCTTCAAAGAAGGTTgcaaagaaaaaacaagaatCAAGCAGTGAGGAAAGCTCAAGTGATGAGGAAGAAGCATCTGCTCGTAATAATGTCCCAGTAAATAAAgcaaaaaagcaacaaaaagcGGTTTCTAGTTCTGACTCGGACTCTTCCTCGACAGACGAAGAAGTGGTAAAACAGAATGCAGCAAAGTCAAAAGCTAAGAAGGCTGTGAAAGTAGCAGCAAAGTCCAAACCAGCCGAGTCTAGTAGCTCAGACAGCGATTCGGACGAAGATGAAAAGCAACCGCAAAAGCCAAAACAGACACAGAAAAAGGCAATTAAAGCAAAACCAGTCAAAAAAGCAGAATCCAGCAGTTcagatagtgatgatgatgttgcccCCAAACCGGTAAAGGTTGCCACACCCACTTCAAAGTCATCCGCTGGTGCTTCAAAGGAATCGGGAACGTCGGATAGTGAGAGTGACTCAGAGGAAGAAGCTCCCAAGAAAGTGAAACCAACTGCAAAGGCCACTGCCACAAAGACTGAGTCATCTGAATCCTCTGAAAGTGACTCTTcagatgatgaaggtgatgccAAATCAAAAACTACAAAGAAAAGTACAGGTGTAACTACAAGTAAAGCCAAAGCACCTCCTGCAAGTAGTTCTGATAGTGACTCATCATCCGATGAAGAATTCACCAAAGTGAAACCATCTCCAAAGGTGACTAAAGCCACCCCTAAAACGAAATCTGCGACCAAGAAGGCTGCCTCAAGCAGTTCTGAAAGTGATTCTTCGTCAGATGAAGAAGAGAGTAAAAAGCCGACAAATGCTGTAAAGACTCTTAAGAAACAAACTAAATCTCCTGCAGTAAAGAAGCCAGCTAAGGAAAGTAGTTCCGAATCAGAAAGCGATTCGGATGATGAAGCTGCGCCTAGCAAAGCCACCAAATCTCCTGCAGCAAAAAAGCCAGCCAAGGAAAGTAGTAGTTCCGAGTCAGAAAGTGATTCAGACGACGATGCAGCACCTAGCAAACCATCAAAATCTCCTGTGGTAAAAAAGCCAGCAAAGGATGAAGCAGCCCCTGGCAAACCAACAAAATCACCTGCGGCAAAGAAGCCAGCTAAGGAAAGCAGTAGTTCTGAATCAGAAAGTGATTCAGAAGAAGAAGCAGCACCCAGCAAACCAACTAAATCTCCTGCAGTTAAGAAGCCAGCCAAGGAAAGCAGTAGTTCTGAATCAGAAAGCGATTCGGATGATGATGCAGCAACTAGCAAATCAACTAAATCTCCTGCAGTAAAGAAGCCGGCCAAGGAAAGCAGTAGTTCCGAATCTGAAAGTGATTCAGACGACGAAGCAGCACCCAGCAAACCAACTAAATCTCCTGCAGTTAAGAAGCCAGCCAAGGAAAGCAGTAGTTCAGAATCTGAAAGTGATTCAGACGACGAAGCAGCACCCAGCAAACCAACTAAATCTCCTGCAGTTAAGAAGCCAGCCAAGGAAAGCAGTAGTTCTGAGTCAGAAAGCGATTCAGATGACGAAGCTGCGCCTAGCAAACCAACTAAATCTCCTGCAGTTAAGAAGCCAGCCAAGGAAAGCAGTAGTTCTGAATCTGAAAGCGATTCATCAGATGACGAAGCAGCGCCTAGCAAACCATCAAAGTCACCTGCAGTTAAGAAGCCAGCCAAGGAAAGCAGTAGTTCCGAGTCAGAAAGCGATTCAGACGATAATGCAGCGCCTAGCAAGCCTAAAACCACAAAAGGAACTGTGAAGGGATCTAACACCATTAGGGTTAATGGTGTAAAGCATGGTGATGAATCCGATAGTAGCGACAGCTCCGAATCAGAAGACGAAAAGAAGCCTATTCagaagaaacaagtattaacAAAGCCG AAGAAGAGTCGTCCATCTTCAAGCAGTGAAAGTGACAGTGATGAGGAGACGCAAAAGAAGAAACCTGTCGCGAAAGGAACACCGATCAAAGCCGTCAAGGCAGTACAGAAAACACCAAATACAGTCCCAAAGATGAAG AAGAGTCGTCCATCATCAAGCAGTGATAGTGATAGTGACGAGGAGGAGACGGAAACAAATAAGCCTGTTGCGAAAGGAACACCAACCCAAGCCGTCGGCGAGATTCAGAAAACGCCAAATACAGTCCCAAAGGCAAAG